One genomic segment of Macaca fascicularis isolate 582-1 chromosome 19, T2T-MFA8v1.1 includes these proteins:
- the CPT1C gene encoding palmitoyl thioesterase CPT1C isoform X10 — protein MAEAHQAVGFRTSLTSDGAEVELSAPVLQEIYLSGLRSWKRHLSRFWNDFLTGVFPASPLSWLFLFSAIQLAWFLQLDPSLGLMEKIKELLPDWGGQHHGLRGVLAAALFASCLWGTLIFTLHVALRLLLSYHGWLLEPHGAMSSPTKTWLALVRIFSGRHPMLFSYQRSLPRQPVPSVQDTVRKYLESVRPVLSDEDFDWTAVLAQEFLRLQASLLQWYLRLKSWWASNYDFLYVTPTPLQAARAGNAVHALLLYRHRLNRQEIPPTLLMGMRPLCSAQYEKIFNTTRIPGVQKDYIRHLHDSQHVAVFHRGRFFRVGTHSRNSLLSPRALEQQFQRILDDPSPACPHEEHLAALTAAPRGTWAQVRRSLKTQAAEALEAVEGAAFFVSLDAEPAGLTREDPAASLDAYAHALLAGRGHDRWFDKSFTLIVFSNGKLGLSVEHSWADCPISGHMWEFTLATECFQLGYSTDGHCKGHLDPTLPRPQRLQWDLPDQIHSSISLALRGAKILSENVDCHVFPFSLFGKSFIRRCHLSSDSFIQIALQLAHFRDRGQFCLTYESAMTRLFLEGRTETVRSCTREACNFVRAMEDKEKTDPQCLALFRVAVDKHQALLKAAMSGQGVDRHLFALYVVSRFLHLQSPFLTQVHSEQWQLSTSQIPVQQMHLFDVYNYPDYVSSGGGFGPADDHGYGVSYIFMGDDMITFHISSKKSSTKTDSHRLGQHIEDALLDVASLFQAGQHFKRRFRGSGKEDSRHRCGFLSRQTGASKTSMTSTYF, from the exons ATGGCTGAAGCGCACCAGGCCGTGGGCTTCCGAACCTCGCTGACCTCGGACGGGGCTGAAGTGGAACTCAGTGCCCCTGTGCTGCAGGAGATCTACCTCTCTGGCCTGCGCTCCTGGAAAAGGCATCTCTCACGTTTCTGG AATGACTTTCTCACCGGTGTGTTTCCTGCCAGCCCCCTCAGTTGGCTTTTCCTCTTCAGTGCCATCCAGCTTGCCTGGTTCCTCCAGCTGGATCCTTCCTTAGGACTGATGGAGAAGATCAAAGAGTTGCTGCCCGACTG GGGCGGACAGCACCATGGGCTCCGGGGGGTCCTGGCAGCTGCTCTGTTTGCCTCTTGTTTGTGGGGAACCCTGATCTTCACACTGCACGTGGCCCTCAGGCTGCTTCTGTCCTACCACGGCTGGCTTCTTGAGCCCCACGGAGCCATGTCCTCCCCCACCAAGACCTGGCTG GCCCTGGTCCGCATCTTCTCCGGCCGCCACCCGATGCTGTTCAGTTACCAGCGCTCCCTGCCGCGCCAGCCCGTGCCCTCTGTGCAGGACACCGTGCGCAAG TACCTGGAGTCGGTCCGGCCCGTCCTCTCCGACGAGGACTTCGACTGGACCGCGGTCCTGGCGCAGGAATTCCTGAGGCTGCAGGCGTCGCTGTTGCAGTGGTACCTGAGGCTCAAGTCCTGGTGGGCGTCCAATTAT GACTTCCTGTATGTCACACCCACGCCTCTGCAGGCAGCTCGCGCTGGGAATGCCGTGCACGCCCTCCTCCTGTACCGCCACCGCCTGAACCGCCAGGAGATACCCCCG ACTTTGCTAATGGGAATGCGTCCCTTATGCTCTGCCCAGTATGAGAAGATCTTCAACACCACGCGGATTCCAGGGGTCCAAAAAG ACTACATCCGCCACCTCCATGACAGCCAACACGTGGCTGTCTTCCACCGGGGCCGATTCTTCCGCGTGGGGACCCACTCCCGAAACAGCCTGCTTTCCCCGAGGGCCCTGGAGCAGCAGTTTCAGCGAATCCTGGACGATCCCTCACCAGCCTGCCCCCACGAGGAACATCTGGCTGCTCTGACCGCTGCTCCCAG GGGCACGTGGGCCCAGGTGCGAAGGTCCCTGAAGacccaggcagcagaggcccTGGAGGCAGTGGAAGGGGCTGCTTTCTTTGTGTCACTGGACGCTGAGCCCGCGGGGCTCACCAGGGAGGACCCAGCAGCGTCGTTGGATGCCTATGCCCATGCCCTGCTGGCTGGCCGGGGCCATGACCG CTGGTTTGACAAATCCTTCACCCTAATCGTCTTCTCTAACGGGAAGCTGGGCCTCAGCGTGGAGCACTCCTGGGCCGACTGCCCCATCTCAGGACACATGTGGGAG TTCACTCTGGCTACAGAATGCTTTCAGCTGGGCTACTCAACAGACGGCCACTGCAAGGGGCACCTGGACCCCACACTACCCCGGCCCCAGCGGCTGCAATGGGACCTTCCAGACCAG ATCCACTCCTCCATCTCTCTAGCCCTGAGGGGAGCCAAGATCTTGTCTGAAAATGTCGACTGCCATGTCTTTCCATTCTCCCTATTTGGCAAGAGCTTCATCCGACGCTGCCACCTGTCTTCAGACAGCTTCATCCAGATCGCCTTGCAACTGGCCCACTTCCGG GACAGGGGTCAATTCTGCCTGACTTATGAGTCGGCCATGACTCGCTTATTCCTGGAAGGCCGGACGGAGACGGTGCGATCTTGCACGAGGGAGGCCTGCAACTTTGTGAGGGCCATGGAGGACAAAGAGAAGACG GACCCACAGTGCCTTGCCCTGTTTCGCGTGGCAGTGGACAAGCACCAGGCTCTGCTGAAGGCAGCCATGAGCGGGCAGGGAGTCGACCGCCACCTCTTTGCGCTCTACGTCGTGTCCCGATTCCTCCACCTGCAGTCGCCCTTCCTGACCCAG GTCCATTCGGAGCAGTGGCAGCTGTCCACCAGCCAGATCCCTGTCCAGCAAATGCATCTGTTTGACGTCTACAATTACCCGGACTATGTTTCTTCGGGCGGTGGATTCGGGCCT GCTGATGACCATGGTTATGGTGTTTCTTATATCTTCATGGGGGATGACATGATCACCTTCCACATCTCCAGCAAAAAATCAAGCACAAAAACG GATTCCCACAGGCTGGGGCAGCACATTGAGGACGCACTGTTGGATGTGGCCTCCCTGTTCCAGGCGGGACAGCATTTTAAGCGCCGGTTCAGAGGGTCAGGGAAGGAGGACTCCAGGCACAGGTGTGGATTTCTCTCCCGCCAGACTGGGGCCTCCAAGACATCAATGACATCCACCTACTTCTGA
- the CPT1C gene encoding palmitoyl thioesterase CPT1C isoform X14, protein MAEAHQAVGFRTSLTSDGAEVELSAPVLQEIYLSGLRSWKRHLSRFWNDFLTGVFPASPLSWLFLFSAIQLAWFLQLDPSLGLMEKIKELLPDWGGQHHGLRGVLAAALFASCLWGTLIFTLHVALRLLLSYHGWLLEPHGAMSSPTKTWLALVRIFSGRHPMLFSYQRSLPRQPVPSVQDTVRKYLESVRPVLSDEDFDWTAVLAQEFLRLQASLLQWYLRLKSWWASNYVSDWWEEFVYLRSRNPLMVNSNYYMMDFLYVTPTPLQAARAGNAVHALLLYRHRLNRQEIPPTLLMGMRPLCSAQYEKIFNTTRIPGVQKDYIRHLHDSQHVAVFHRGRFFRVGTHSRNSLLSPRALEQQFQRILDDPSPACPHEEHLAALTAAPRGTWAQVRRSLKTQAAEALEAVEGAAFFVSLDAEPAGLTREDPAASLDAYAHALLAGRGHDRWFDKSFTLIVFSNGKLGLSVEHSWADCPISGHMWEFTLATECFQLGYSTDGHCKGHLDPTLPRPQRLQWDLPDQDRGQFCLTYESAMTRLFLEGRTETVRSCTREACNFVRAMEDKEKTDPQCLALFRVAVDKHQALLKAAMSGQGVDRHLFALYVVSRFLHLQSPFLTQVHSEQWQLSTSQIPVQQMHLFDVYNYPDYVSSGGGFGPADDHGYGVSYIFMGDDMITFHISSKKSSTKTDSHRLGQHIEDALLDVASLFQAGQHFKRRFRGSGKEDSRHRCGFLSRQTGASKTSMTSTYF, encoded by the exons ATGGCTGAAGCGCACCAGGCCGTGGGCTTCCGAACCTCGCTGACCTCGGACGGGGCTGAAGTGGAACTCAGTGCCCCTGTGCTGCAGGAGATCTACCTCTCTGGCCTGCGCTCCTGGAAAAGGCATCTCTCACGTTTCTGG AATGACTTTCTCACCGGTGTGTTTCCTGCCAGCCCCCTCAGTTGGCTTTTCCTCTTCAGTGCCATCCAGCTTGCCTGGTTCCTCCAGCTGGATCCTTCCTTAGGACTGATGGAGAAGATCAAAGAGTTGCTGCCCGACTG GGGCGGACAGCACCATGGGCTCCGGGGGGTCCTGGCAGCTGCTCTGTTTGCCTCTTGTTTGTGGGGAACCCTGATCTTCACACTGCACGTGGCCCTCAGGCTGCTTCTGTCCTACCACGGCTGGCTTCTTGAGCCCCACGGAGCCATGTCCTCCCCCACCAAGACCTGGCTG GCCCTGGTCCGCATCTTCTCCGGCCGCCACCCGATGCTGTTCAGTTACCAGCGCTCCCTGCCGCGCCAGCCCGTGCCCTCTGTGCAGGACACCGTGCGCAAG TACCTGGAGTCGGTCCGGCCCGTCCTCTCCGACGAGGACTTCGACTGGACCGCGGTCCTGGCGCAGGAATTCCTGAGGCTGCAGGCGTCGCTGTTGCAGTGGTACCTGAGGCTCAAGTCCTGGTGGGCGTCCAATTAT gtCAGTGACTGGTGGGAGGAATTTGTGTACCTGCGCTCCCGAAATCCGCTGATGGTGAACAGCAACTATTACATGATG GACTTCCTGTATGTCACACCCACGCCTCTGCAGGCAGCTCGCGCTGGGAATGCCGTGCACGCCCTCCTCCTGTACCGCCACCGCCTGAACCGCCAGGAGATACCCCCG ACTTTGCTAATGGGAATGCGTCCCTTATGCTCTGCCCAGTATGAGAAGATCTTCAACACCACGCGGATTCCAGGGGTCCAAAAAG ACTACATCCGCCACCTCCATGACAGCCAACACGTGGCTGTCTTCCACCGGGGCCGATTCTTCCGCGTGGGGACCCACTCCCGAAACAGCCTGCTTTCCCCGAGGGCCCTGGAGCAGCAGTTTCAGCGAATCCTGGACGATCCCTCACCAGCCTGCCCCCACGAGGAACATCTGGCTGCTCTGACCGCTGCTCCCAG GGGCACGTGGGCCCAGGTGCGAAGGTCCCTGAAGacccaggcagcagaggcccTGGAGGCAGTGGAAGGGGCTGCTTTCTTTGTGTCACTGGACGCTGAGCCCGCGGGGCTCACCAGGGAGGACCCAGCAGCGTCGTTGGATGCCTATGCCCATGCCCTGCTGGCTGGCCGGGGCCATGACCG CTGGTTTGACAAATCCTTCACCCTAATCGTCTTCTCTAACGGGAAGCTGGGCCTCAGCGTGGAGCACTCCTGGGCCGACTGCCCCATCTCAGGACACATGTGGGAG TTCACTCTGGCTACAGAATGCTTTCAGCTGGGCTACTCAACAGACGGCCACTGCAAGGGGCACCTGGACCCCACACTACCCCGGCCCCAGCGGCTGCAATGGGACCTTCCAGACCAG GACAGGGGTCAATTCTGCCTGACTTATGAGTCGGCCATGACTCGCTTATTCCTGGAAGGCCGGACGGAGACGGTGCGATCTTGCACGAGGGAGGCCTGCAACTTTGTGAGGGCCATGGAGGACAAAGAGAAGACG GACCCACAGTGCCTTGCCCTGTTTCGCGTGGCAGTGGACAAGCACCAGGCTCTGCTGAAGGCAGCCATGAGCGGGCAGGGAGTCGACCGCCACCTCTTTGCGCTCTACGTCGTGTCCCGATTCCTCCACCTGCAGTCGCCCTTCCTGACCCAG GTCCATTCGGAGCAGTGGCAGCTGTCCACCAGCCAGATCCCTGTCCAGCAAATGCATCTGTTTGACGTCTACAATTACCCGGACTATGTTTCTTCGGGCGGTGGATTCGGGCCT GCTGATGACCATGGTTATGGTGTTTCTTATATCTTCATGGGGGATGACATGATCACCTTCCACATCTCCAGCAAAAAATCAAGCACAAAAACG GATTCCCACAGGCTGGGGCAGCACATTGAGGACGCACTGTTGGATGTGGCCTCCCTGTTCCAGGCGGGACAGCATTTTAAGCGCCGGTTCAGAGGGTCAGGGAAGGAGGACTCCAGGCACAGGTGTGGATTTCTCTCCCGCCAGACTGGGGCCTCCAAGACATCAATGACATCCACCTACTTCTGA
- the CPT1C gene encoding palmitoyl thioesterase CPT1C isoform X17 → MAEAHQAVGFRTSLTSDGAEVELSAPVLQEIYLSGLRSWKRHLSRFWALVRIFSGRHPMLFSYQRSLPRQPVPSVQDTVRKYLESVRPVLSDEDFDWTAVLAQEFLRLQASLLQWYLRLKSWWASNYVSDWWEEFVYLRSRNPLMVNSNYYMMDFLYVTPTPLQAARAGNAVHALLLYRHRLNRQEIPPTLLMGMRPLCSAQYEKIFNTTRIPGVQKDYIRHLHDSQHVAVFHRGRFFRVGTHSRNSLLSPRALEQQFQRILDDPSPACPHEEHLAALTAAPRGTWAQVRRSLKTQAAEALEAVEGAAFFVSLDAEPAGLTREDPAASLDAYAHALLAGRGHDRWFDKSFTLIVFSNGKLGLSVEHSWADCPISGHMWEFTLATECFQLGYSTDGHCKGHLDPTLPRPQRLQWDLPDQIHSSISLALRGAKILSENVDCHVFPFSLFGKSFIRRCHLSSDSFIQIALQLAHFRDRGQFCLTYESAMTRLFLEGRTETVRSCTREACNFVRAMEDKEKTDPQCLALFRVAVDKHQALLKAAMSGQGVDRHLFALYVVSRFLHLQSPFLTQVHSEQWQLSTSQIPVQQMHLFDVYNYPDYVSSGGGFGPADDHGYGVSYIFMGDDMITFHISSKKSSTKTDSHRLGQHIEDALLDVASLFQAGQHFKRRFRGSGKEDSRHRCGFLSRQTGASKTSMTSTYF, encoded by the exons ATGGCTGAAGCGCACCAGGCCGTGGGCTTCCGAACCTCGCTGACCTCGGACGGGGCTGAAGTGGAACTCAGTGCCCCTGTGCTGCAGGAGATCTACCTCTCTGGCCTGCGCTCCTGGAAAAGGCATCTCTCACGTTTCTGG GCCCTGGTCCGCATCTTCTCCGGCCGCCACCCGATGCTGTTCAGTTACCAGCGCTCCCTGCCGCGCCAGCCCGTGCCCTCTGTGCAGGACACCGTGCGCAAG TACCTGGAGTCGGTCCGGCCCGTCCTCTCCGACGAGGACTTCGACTGGACCGCGGTCCTGGCGCAGGAATTCCTGAGGCTGCAGGCGTCGCTGTTGCAGTGGTACCTGAGGCTCAAGTCCTGGTGGGCGTCCAATTAT gtCAGTGACTGGTGGGAGGAATTTGTGTACCTGCGCTCCCGAAATCCGCTGATGGTGAACAGCAACTATTACATGATG GACTTCCTGTATGTCACACCCACGCCTCTGCAGGCAGCTCGCGCTGGGAATGCCGTGCACGCCCTCCTCCTGTACCGCCACCGCCTGAACCGCCAGGAGATACCCCCG ACTTTGCTAATGGGAATGCGTCCCTTATGCTCTGCCCAGTATGAGAAGATCTTCAACACCACGCGGATTCCAGGGGTCCAAAAAG ACTACATCCGCCACCTCCATGACAGCCAACACGTGGCTGTCTTCCACCGGGGCCGATTCTTCCGCGTGGGGACCCACTCCCGAAACAGCCTGCTTTCCCCGAGGGCCCTGGAGCAGCAGTTTCAGCGAATCCTGGACGATCCCTCACCAGCCTGCCCCCACGAGGAACATCTGGCTGCTCTGACCGCTGCTCCCAG GGGCACGTGGGCCCAGGTGCGAAGGTCCCTGAAGacccaggcagcagaggcccTGGAGGCAGTGGAAGGGGCTGCTTTCTTTGTGTCACTGGACGCTGAGCCCGCGGGGCTCACCAGGGAGGACCCAGCAGCGTCGTTGGATGCCTATGCCCATGCCCTGCTGGCTGGCCGGGGCCATGACCG CTGGTTTGACAAATCCTTCACCCTAATCGTCTTCTCTAACGGGAAGCTGGGCCTCAGCGTGGAGCACTCCTGGGCCGACTGCCCCATCTCAGGACACATGTGGGAG TTCACTCTGGCTACAGAATGCTTTCAGCTGGGCTACTCAACAGACGGCCACTGCAAGGGGCACCTGGACCCCACACTACCCCGGCCCCAGCGGCTGCAATGGGACCTTCCAGACCAG ATCCACTCCTCCATCTCTCTAGCCCTGAGGGGAGCCAAGATCTTGTCTGAAAATGTCGACTGCCATGTCTTTCCATTCTCCCTATTTGGCAAGAGCTTCATCCGACGCTGCCACCTGTCTTCAGACAGCTTCATCCAGATCGCCTTGCAACTGGCCCACTTCCGG GACAGGGGTCAATTCTGCCTGACTTATGAGTCGGCCATGACTCGCTTATTCCTGGAAGGCCGGACGGAGACGGTGCGATCTTGCACGAGGGAGGCCTGCAACTTTGTGAGGGCCATGGAGGACAAAGAGAAGACG GACCCACAGTGCCTTGCCCTGTTTCGCGTGGCAGTGGACAAGCACCAGGCTCTGCTGAAGGCAGCCATGAGCGGGCAGGGAGTCGACCGCCACCTCTTTGCGCTCTACGTCGTGTCCCGATTCCTCCACCTGCAGTCGCCCTTCCTGACCCAG GTCCATTCGGAGCAGTGGCAGCTGTCCACCAGCCAGATCCCTGTCCAGCAAATGCATCTGTTTGACGTCTACAATTACCCGGACTATGTTTCTTCGGGCGGTGGATTCGGGCCT GCTGATGACCATGGTTATGGTGTTTCTTATATCTTCATGGGGGATGACATGATCACCTTCCACATCTCCAGCAAAAAATCAAGCACAAAAACG GATTCCCACAGGCTGGGGCAGCACATTGAGGACGCACTGTTGGATGTGGCCTCCCTGTTCCAGGCGGGACAGCATTTTAAGCGCCGGTTCAGAGGGTCAGGGAAGGAGGACTCCAGGCACAGGTGTGGATTTCTCTCCCGCCAGACTGGGGCCTCCAAGACATCAATGACATCCACCTACTTCTGA
- the CPT1C gene encoding palmitoyl thioesterase CPT1C isoform X13: MAEAHQAVGFRTSLTSDGAEVELSAPVLQEIYLSGLRSWKRHLSRFWNDFLTGVFPASPLSWLFLFSAIQLAWFLQLDPSLGLMEKIKELLPDWGGQHHGLRGVLAAALFASCLWGTLIFTLHVALRLLLSYHGWLLEPHGAMSSPTKTWLALVRIFSGRHPMLFSYQRSLPRQPVPSVQDTVRKYLESVRPVLSDEDFDWTAVLAQEFLRLQASLLQWYLRLKSWWASNYVSDWWEEFVYLRSRNPLMVNSNYYMMAARAGNAVHALLLYRHRLNRQEIPPTLLMGMRPLCSAQYEKIFNTTRIPGVQKDYIRHLHDSQHVAVFHRGRFFRVGTHSRNSLLSPRALEQQFQRILDDPSPACPHEEHLAALTAAPRGTWAQVRRSLKTQAAEALEAVEGAAFFVSLDAEPAGLTREDPAASLDAYAHALLAGRGHDRWFDKSFTLIVFSNGKLGLSVEHSWADCPISGHMWEFTLATECFQLGYSTDGHCKGHLDPTLPRPQRLQWDLPDQIHSSISLALRGAKILSENVDCHVFPFSLFGKSFIRRCHLSSDSFIQIALQLAHFRDRGQFCLTYESAMTRLFLEGRTETVRSCTREACNFVRAMEDKEKTDPQCLALFRVAVDKHQALLKAAMSGQGVDRHLFALYVVSRFLHLQSPFLTQADDHGYGVSYIFMGDDMITFHISSKKSSTKTDSHRLGQHIEDALLDVASLFQAGQHFKRRFRGSGKEDSRHRCGFLSRQTGASKTSMTSTYF, from the exons ATGGCTGAAGCGCACCAGGCCGTGGGCTTCCGAACCTCGCTGACCTCGGACGGGGCTGAAGTGGAACTCAGTGCCCCTGTGCTGCAGGAGATCTACCTCTCTGGCCTGCGCTCCTGGAAAAGGCATCTCTCACGTTTCTGG AATGACTTTCTCACCGGTGTGTTTCCTGCCAGCCCCCTCAGTTGGCTTTTCCTCTTCAGTGCCATCCAGCTTGCCTGGTTCCTCCAGCTGGATCCTTCCTTAGGACTGATGGAGAAGATCAAAGAGTTGCTGCCCGACTG GGGCGGACAGCACCATGGGCTCCGGGGGGTCCTGGCAGCTGCTCTGTTTGCCTCTTGTTTGTGGGGAACCCTGATCTTCACACTGCACGTGGCCCTCAGGCTGCTTCTGTCCTACCACGGCTGGCTTCTTGAGCCCCACGGAGCCATGTCCTCCCCCACCAAGACCTGGCTG GCCCTGGTCCGCATCTTCTCCGGCCGCCACCCGATGCTGTTCAGTTACCAGCGCTCCCTGCCGCGCCAGCCCGTGCCCTCTGTGCAGGACACCGTGCGCAAG TACCTGGAGTCGGTCCGGCCCGTCCTCTCCGACGAGGACTTCGACTGGACCGCGGTCCTGGCGCAGGAATTCCTGAGGCTGCAGGCGTCGCTGTTGCAGTGGTACCTGAGGCTCAAGTCCTGGTGGGCGTCCAATTAT gtCAGTGACTGGTGGGAGGAATTTGTGTACCTGCGCTCCCGAAATCCGCTGATGGTGAACAGCAACTATTACATGATG GCAGCTCGCGCTGGGAATGCCGTGCACGCCCTCCTCCTGTACCGCCACCGCCTGAACCGCCAGGAGATACCCCCG ACTTTGCTAATGGGAATGCGTCCCTTATGCTCTGCCCAGTATGAGAAGATCTTCAACACCACGCGGATTCCAGGGGTCCAAAAAG ACTACATCCGCCACCTCCATGACAGCCAACACGTGGCTGTCTTCCACCGGGGCCGATTCTTCCGCGTGGGGACCCACTCCCGAAACAGCCTGCTTTCCCCGAGGGCCCTGGAGCAGCAGTTTCAGCGAATCCTGGACGATCCCTCACCAGCCTGCCCCCACGAGGAACATCTGGCTGCTCTGACCGCTGCTCCCAG GGGCACGTGGGCCCAGGTGCGAAGGTCCCTGAAGacccaggcagcagaggcccTGGAGGCAGTGGAAGGGGCTGCTTTCTTTGTGTCACTGGACGCTGAGCCCGCGGGGCTCACCAGGGAGGACCCAGCAGCGTCGTTGGATGCCTATGCCCATGCCCTGCTGGCTGGCCGGGGCCATGACCG CTGGTTTGACAAATCCTTCACCCTAATCGTCTTCTCTAACGGGAAGCTGGGCCTCAGCGTGGAGCACTCCTGGGCCGACTGCCCCATCTCAGGACACATGTGGGAG TTCACTCTGGCTACAGAATGCTTTCAGCTGGGCTACTCAACAGACGGCCACTGCAAGGGGCACCTGGACCCCACACTACCCCGGCCCCAGCGGCTGCAATGGGACCTTCCAGACCAG ATCCACTCCTCCATCTCTCTAGCCCTGAGGGGAGCCAAGATCTTGTCTGAAAATGTCGACTGCCATGTCTTTCCATTCTCCCTATTTGGCAAGAGCTTCATCCGACGCTGCCACCTGTCTTCAGACAGCTTCATCCAGATCGCCTTGCAACTGGCCCACTTCCGG GACAGGGGTCAATTCTGCCTGACTTATGAGTCGGCCATGACTCGCTTATTCCTGGAAGGCCGGACGGAGACGGTGCGATCTTGCACGAGGGAGGCCTGCAACTTTGTGAGGGCCATGGAGGACAAAGAGAAGACG GACCCACAGTGCCTTGCCCTGTTTCGCGTGGCAGTGGACAAGCACCAGGCTCTGCTGAAGGCAGCCATGAGCGGGCAGGGAGTCGACCGCCACCTCTTTGCGCTCTACGTCGTGTCCCGATTCCTCCACCTGCAGTCGCCCTTCCTGACCCAG GCTGATGACCATGGTTATGGTGTTTCTTATATCTTCATGGGGGATGACATGATCACCTTCCACATCTCCAGCAAAAAATCAAGCACAAAAACG GATTCCCACAGGCTGGGGCAGCACATTGAGGACGCACTGTTGGATGTGGCCTCCCTGTTCCAGGCGGGACAGCATTTTAAGCGCCGGTTCAGAGGGTCAGGGAAGGAGGACTCCAGGCACAGGTGTGGATTTCTCTCCCGCCAGACTGGGGCCTCCAAGACATCAATGACATCCACCTACTTCTGA
- the CPT1C gene encoding palmitoyl thioesterase CPT1C isoform X18, which produces MAEAHQAVGFRTSLTSDGAEVELSAPVLQEIYLSGLRSWKRHLSRFWALVRIFSGRHPMLFSYQRSLPRQPVPSVQDTVRKYLESVRPVLSDEDFDWTAVLAQEFLRLQASLLQWYLRLKSWWASNYVSDWWEEFVYLRSRNPLMVNSNYYMMAARAGNAVHALLLYRHRLNRQEIPPTLLMGMRPLCSAQYEKIFNTTRIPGVQKDYIRHLHDSQHVAVFHRGRFFRVGTHSRNSLLSPRALEQQFQRILDDPSPACPHEEHLAALTAAPRGTWAQVRRSLKTQAAEALEAVEGAAFFVSLDAEPAGLTREDPAASLDAYAHALLAGRGHDRWFDKSFTLIVFSNGKLGLSVEHSWADCPISGHMWEFTLATECFQLGYSTDGHCKGHLDPTLPRPQRLQWDLPDQIHSSISLALRGAKILSENVDCHVFPFSLFGKSFIRRCHLSSDSFIQIALQLAHFRDRGQFCLTYESAMTRLFLEGRTETVRSCTREACNFVRAMEDKEKTDPQCLALFRVAVDKHQALLKAAMSGQGVDRHLFALYVVSRFLHLQSPFLTQVHSEQWQLSTSQIPVQQMHLFDVYNYPDYVSSGGGFGPADDHGYGVSYIFMGDDMITFHISSKKSSTKTDSHRLGQHIEDALLDVASLFQAGQHFKRRFRGSGKEDSRHRCGFLSRQTGASKTSMTSTYF; this is translated from the exons ATGGCTGAAGCGCACCAGGCCGTGGGCTTCCGAACCTCGCTGACCTCGGACGGGGCTGAAGTGGAACTCAGTGCCCCTGTGCTGCAGGAGATCTACCTCTCTGGCCTGCGCTCCTGGAAAAGGCATCTCTCACGTTTCTGG GCCCTGGTCCGCATCTTCTCCGGCCGCCACCCGATGCTGTTCAGTTACCAGCGCTCCCTGCCGCGCCAGCCCGTGCCCTCTGTGCAGGACACCGTGCGCAAG TACCTGGAGTCGGTCCGGCCCGTCCTCTCCGACGAGGACTTCGACTGGACCGCGGTCCTGGCGCAGGAATTCCTGAGGCTGCAGGCGTCGCTGTTGCAGTGGTACCTGAGGCTCAAGTCCTGGTGGGCGTCCAATTAT gtCAGTGACTGGTGGGAGGAATTTGTGTACCTGCGCTCCCGAAATCCGCTGATGGTGAACAGCAACTATTACATGATG GCAGCTCGCGCTGGGAATGCCGTGCACGCCCTCCTCCTGTACCGCCACCGCCTGAACCGCCAGGAGATACCCCCG ACTTTGCTAATGGGAATGCGTCCCTTATGCTCTGCCCAGTATGAGAAGATCTTCAACACCACGCGGATTCCAGGGGTCCAAAAAG ACTACATCCGCCACCTCCATGACAGCCAACACGTGGCTGTCTTCCACCGGGGCCGATTCTTCCGCGTGGGGACCCACTCCCGAAACAGCCTGCTTTCCCCGAGGGCCCTGGAGCAGCAGTTTCAGCGAATCCTGGACGATCCCTCACCAGCCTGCCCCCACGAGGAACATCTGGCTGCTCTGACCGCTGCTCCCAG GGGCACGTGGGCCCAGGTGCGAAGGTCCCTGAAGacccaggcagcagaggcccTGGAGGCAGTGGAAGGGGCTGCTTTCTTTGTGTCACTGGACGCTGAGCCCGCGGGGCTCACCAGGGAGGACCCAGCAGCGTCGTTGGATGCCTATGCCCATGCCCTGCTGGCTGGCCGGGGCCATGACCG CTGGTTTGACAAATCCTTCACCCTAATCGTCTTCTCTAACGGGAAGCTGGGCCTCAGCGTGGAGCACTCCTGGGCCGACTGCCCCATCTCAGGACACATGTGGGAG TTCACTCTGGCTACAGAATGCTTTCAGCTGGGCTACTCAACAGACGGCCACTGCAAGGGGCACCTGGACCCCACACTACCCCGGCCCCAGCGGCTGCAATGGGACCTTCCAGACCAG ATCCACTCCTCCATCTCTCTAGCCCTGAGGGGAGCCAAGATCTTGTCTGAAAATGTCGACTGCCATGTCTTTCCATTCTCCCTATTTGGCAAGAGCTTCATCCGACGCTGCCACCTGTCTTCAGACAGCTTCATCCAGATCGCCTTGCAACTGGCCCACTTCCGG GACAGGGGTCAATTCTGCCTGACTTATGAGTCGGCCATGACTCGCTTATTCCTGGAAGGCCGGACGGAGACGGTGCGATCTTGCACGAGGGAGGCCTGCAACTTTGTGAGGGCCATGGAGGACAAAGAGAAGACG GACCCACAGTGCCTTGCCCTGTTTCGCGTGGCAGTGGACAAGCACCAGGCTCTGCTGAAGGCAGCCATGAGCGGGCAGGGAGTCGACCGCCACCTCTTTGCGCTCTACGTCGTGTCCCGATTCCTCCACCTGCAGTCGCCCTTCCTGACCCAG GTCCATTCGGAGCAGTGGCAGCTGTCCACCAGCCAGATCCCTGTCCAGCAAATGCATCTGTTTGACGTCTACAATTACCCGGACTATGTTTCTTCGGGCGGTGGATTCGGGCCT GCTGATGACCATGGTTATGGTGTTTCTTATATCTTCATGGGGGATGACATGATCACCTTCCACATCTCCAGCAAAAAATCAAGCACAAAAACG GATTCCCACAGGCTGGGGCAGCACATTGAGGACGCACTGTTGGATGTGGCCTCCCTGTTCCAGGCGGGACAGCATTTTAAGCGCCGGTTCAGAGGGTCAGGGAAGGAGGACTCCAGGCACAGGTGTGGATTTCTCTCCCGCCAGACTGGGGCCTCCAAGACATCAATGACATCCACCTACTTCTGA